The sequence GGAACACTTACTGGTTACCGGTCTGATGTTACTGGTGACGGATATGCTGCTCGTCATGCTACTGCCAGCTCAGCTGTCATTGCTGTATCTCCTGCTGGTCGTCTGGGCCTTTTCCACTGACCTGTTATGGCCCACTCAACAGCGGCGTATTGTGGAGATCTCGACCGCAGAAACGCGTGGAATTTCGCTGGCATTAACCAGCGCCTTTATGTTCTGCGGCATTGGGTTTGGATCGGCGGTAGCATCATGGCTTTATCCCCTGTCGGGTTTTTACGGTGTAATGATAAGCTCAGTAATGTTCCTGCTGCTGGCACTGGCCAGCCTGTGGACCTCTGAGCGGTTACGGGCCCGCTCCGCGGAATATCAATCAGTCCGCCTGTCATAAAGGAGTTCCAATGCACCGTATAGGATTAATCATTGCCGATCATTTTCAGATGCTGGCGCTGTCTACGCTGACGGTATTTGAGTTTGCCAATCTGGTGGCTGAACATCCGTTTTACCAGCCGGTGGTCTACTCCGAACACGGAGGAACCGTACGTTCTTCTTCGGGTATCGGCGTGGATTCGACGAAGTTGACTGAGGAAACTCTGGTAGATACCTGGCTGGTAGCAGGCGTGCTTTCACCTGTTGAGGATCCCGCCAGCCCCGGCGTGATTCATTTTCTGCAAACCACCGCCCGTCAGGCACGCAGGATTGCCGGAGTCTGTACCGGTGCATTTGTGCTGGCACAGGCTGGCCTGCTGGAGCAAAAACGTGCCACCACGCACTGGGCACACTCACAGAGCCTGGCATCGCGGCATCCCACGATTCAGCTTGAAGATGATCGTATTTTTATTATTGATGACACTATCTGGACGTCTGCAGGCATGACCGCGGGGCTGGATATGGCGCTTGGTATGGTGGAGAAAGATCTCGGTGCAGATATTGCCCGTACGGTCGCGCATCGCCTGGTGATGAATCAGCGTCGCTCCGGCGGTCAGAAACAGCATTCGGAAATGCTTGCTCTGGCACCGCGCTCAGATCGCCTGCAAACGGCGCTGGAATATGCCCGCCACAATCTGCGCAAAACGCTGACGGTGGAAATGCTTGCCGATGCGGTGCATGTCAGTGCTCGCCAGCTCAGCCGCCTGTTTCGTCAGGAGACAGGCAAATCTCCGGCGAAAGCAATTGAAGGGCTGCGGCTTGAGGCCGCGCGCTTGATGATTGAGCAAAGCCGCCTGTCACTGGATGCCATTGCCCGCGAGTCCGGTTTTCGCGACAGACGGCATATGCGGGAGGTGTTTATTCGCGGGTATGGCATTCCACCTCAGTCGCTTCGCGCAGGGCGTTAAGCCGTACGGCTGTTTTCACTCATCCAGTGAAGGTGTTAACCAGGTTCATGGGGTTATTTTTCTTTCCCATGAGCGTAGGCTAGCCGCCTGGTTTATCACTGAAAGGACGTTCGAATATGCACGATAATATTACACTTGTTGCCACTATTACCGCCCGGCAGGGCGCACGCGAAAAGGTACTTCTGGCACTTAAAACTGTCGAACACGATGTGCAGGGGGAAACCCGGGTGTTTACAGTATCAGTTGTACATGAACCGTGAAAATGATCACCAGTTTATGATGATTGAACGCTGACAGTCAGCCCTGATGCTGGAAAAGCATACCCAGGCAGCACCGTTCAACACACTGGTCCACGCAATTGACGGTATGGCCGAGCTGCAGGTTACTTCGCTAATCTCTGCAGTCTAATTCTCAGCCTGTTGACCGTTAATCTTATCCACCTCGGTGGGCTCGTTGCCAGTGATCGTTGTGCTGTACCCACGTTTACGGTGCAGAGCAGGCGTTATGCCCCAGGTTTTTTTGAACGCTTTAGAAAAAGACGACAGCGACAAAAAACCACACTGTTCGGCTACTCTCTCCGTTGTCAGGTTTTTCTCTTCTGAAAGCAGTCTTGCCGCCAGCACCATACGTAACTGGTTGAGCCAGACCTGGGGCGTCTGATGATAGCTGTATGAAAAGTGGCGGGCGAAAGTGGCACGGGACAGAAAACAGCGTTTCGCCATCGATTCCATCGTCCATGGCGACGCAGGATCGGCGATGACGGCCAGTATGGCGGGAGCAAGACGTGTGTCGCTCAGCAGCCGTAACACACCCGCGGGAGGCTCGTGCAACGACAGCAAAATACGCAGGATTAGCGCGAGCAACGTATCTGCCAGCCCCTTCACGATACTCGTACTGCCCGGCAAACCGCCAAGACTTTCGCGTACCAGCATACCCAGCAGTGTTTCCAGTTCAGGGACATCGTGTTGCTCATCGGCATGGAGATGGATCAGCGTTGTTTCATCGGCGAACATCCAGCGATAACCCGGCCCGAAATGAAACTCGCCACACAATACCTCGACCGCAGGCCCCAGTCCTTCCGTCCAC comes from Enterobacter kobei and encodes:
- a CDS encoding AraC family transcriptional regulator, yielding MDNLSRLLSLLAPTCSVNLHCRFTGRWDADHPQQAAGIVPWHVILRGETRLIVGGKTFDVRAGDIILFPHGSPHLLQSLVDWGQVVPAQVNNNGIVTEVWTEGLGPAVEVLCGEFHFGPGYRWMFADETTLIHLHADEQHDVPELETLLGMLVRESLGGLPGSTSIVKGLADTLLALILRILLSLHEPPAGVLRLLSDTRLAPAILAVIADPASPWTMESMAKRCFLSRATFARHFSYSYHQTPQVWLNQLRMVLAARLLSEEKNLTTERVAEQCGFLSLSSFSKAFKKTWGITPALHRKRGYSTTITGNEPTEVDKINGQQAEN
- a CDS encoding GlxA family transcriptional regulator — encoded protein: MHRIGLIIADHFQMLALSTLTVFEFANLVAEHPFYQPVVYSEHGGTVRSSSGIGVDSTKLTEETLVDTWLVAGVLSPVEDPASPGVIHFLQTTARQARRIAGVCTGAFVLAQAGLLEQKRATTHWAHSQSLASRHPTIQLEDDRIFIIDDTIWTSAGMTAGLDMALGMVEKDLGADIARTVAHRLVMNQRRSGGQKQHSEMLALAPRSDRLQTALEYARHNLRKTLTVEMLADAVHVSARQLSRLFRQETGKSPAKAIEGLRLEAARLMIEQSRLSLDAIARESGFRDRRHMREVFIRGYGIPPQSLRAGR